One Romboutsia sp. 13368 genomic window carries:
- the rplI gene encoding 50S ribosomal protein L9, with amino-acid sequence MKVILLKDVKGTGKKNEVKEVSDGYARNFLLPKKLAVPADNTNMKELNEKNKSKELKAQKEYEAAVELGKKMEELSVVIYSKAGDGGRLFGSITSKDIAEQIKKQHNIEVDKRKITLDEPIRVLGSRFVDIKIHQKVTTKIRVDVKEKQ; translated from the coding sequence ATGAAAGTTATACTTTTAAAAGATGTAAAAGGAACAGGAAAGAAAAATGAAGTAAAAGAAGTAAGTGATGGATATGCAAGAAACTTCTTATTACCTAAAAAGTTAGCAGTTCCTGCTGATAATACGAATATGAAAGAATTAAATGAAAAGAATAAATCAAAAGAGTTAAAAGCTCAAAAAGAATACGAAGCAGCAGTAGAATTAGGTAAAAAAATGGAAGAACTAAGCGTAGTTATATATTCTAAAGCTGGTGATGGTGGAAGACTTTTCGGATCAATAACATCTAAAGATATAGCCGAACAAATTAAAAAGCAACATAATATAGAAGTTGATAAGAGAAAAATAACTTTAGATGAACCAATAAGAGTATTAGGTTCAAGATTTGTTGATATAAAAATACATCAAAAAGTAACTACAAAGATAAGAGTAGACGTAAAAGAAAAACAATAG